The proteins below are encoded in one region of Rhododendron vialii isolate Sample 1 chromosome 7a, ASM3025357v1:
- the LOC131333470 gene encoding putative protease Do-like 14, translating into MAPKRTRLAGRRAIQKMKIHMGPWKGRHPESKDIPTEFKGAIVDASAAVVSLVPDAGPGGETMFAGSGTIIACEDVNGTYTSTILTSATLLRSTESNDIQEDIEVNVYLADGKSMKGRVSAHDFHFNIATISITSDVPLPTASLRPLDDSISIDPNHPSEIICPEENEIASQSFQLHRHSDSFKICPGDTVVALGRHCGGTHSLWTALGKFSIDRCGFDCKELFRANCLILKSGIGGPLVNRHGEVIGVNFYDADCTPFMPINIVSKCLKRFQENRPSRQPWLGMELTNLYAARIGKLEKVISRFNISKGVLVEKVIKGSPAEQAGILRGDIIVQCGKKYVQGFLEFYDIIWKKVGKSVEVVVVRESSPAPLNLKVFVDKTSRDKVNRWPVPKTMWLKILN; encoded by the exons ATGGCTCCCAAAAGGACAAGGCTTGCTGGTCGTCGGGCGATACAAAAGATGAAAATTCATATGGGCCCATGGAAAGGGAGACACCCCGAATCAAAGG ATATACCTACCGAATTCAAAGGAGCTATTGTGGATGCGTCTGCTGCCGTTGTCAGTCTTGTACCTGATGCTG GTCCAGGTGGGGAGACAATGTTTGCGGGTTCTGGGACCATTATAGCATGTGAGGATGTTAATGGGACGTACACCAGTACAATTTTAACTTCTGCTACTCTCCTTAGGTCTACTGAATCAAATGATATACAAGAAGACATTGAG GTTAATGTGTATCTAGCGGACGGTAAATCAATGAAGGGTCGTGTGTCCGCTCATGATTTTCATTTCAACATTGCTACTATCTCTATCACATCTGATGTACCATTGCCTACCGCCAGTCTTAGACCTTTGGATGATTCGATCTCCATAGATCCCAATCACCCCAGTGAGATCATTTGTcctgaagaaaatgagatagcTTCCCAATCGTTTCAGCTTCATCGTCATTCAGATTCATTTAAAATTTGTCCTGGAGACACGGTTGTAGCCCTTGGCCGACACTGTGGTGGAACCCATTCCCTATGGACTGCTCTTGGCAAATTCAG TATTGATCGTTGCGGGTTTGACTGTAAAGAGCTTTTCAGGGCGAACTGCcttattttaaaa AGTGGTATTGGAGGTCCCCTTGTCAATCGTCATGGAGAAGTCATTGGAGTCAATTTTTATGATGCTGACTGTACCCCTTTTATGCCAATCAACATAGTTTCCAAATGCTTGAAGCGATTTCAAGAAAATCG GCCATCCCGTCAACCTTGGCTTGGCATGGAATTGACTAATCTTTATGCGGCACGCATAGGCAAGTTGGAAAAAGTTATCTCAAGGTTCAATATCTCCAAAGGTGTACTTGTTGAAAAG GTTATAAAAGGGTCCCCTGCTGAACAAGCTGGAATACTCCGGGGTGATATTATTGTTCAATGTGGGAAAAAGTATGTTCAAGGTTTTTTGGAG TTCTATGATATAATATGGAAAAAAGTTGGGAAGTCTGTAGAGGTGGTTGTGGTAAGAGAATCAAGTCCTGCTCCTCTGAATCTGAAAGTGTTCGTTGACAAGACTAGCCGCGataaagtaaatag ATGGCCGGTCCCCAAGACAATGTGGCTTAAAATACTAAATTAA
- the LOC131333471 gene encoding uncharacterized protein LOC131333471 isoform X2: protein MKLDIDTKRAALRASPSVVSVVSYKGGKMMFPGSGTIIDCEEVNGTYTSTILTSTTLLGSSPESNTLQDDIKVNVFLADGKSFTGCVSAYDFHFNIATICITSDVALPTACLRPLDVSIPIYPSDCNSNSFRLGSGDMVVAIGRFCGKTHELMAAPGKFRPKSCKLDCVELLKSTCIISKVINGSPAEQAGILHGDIIVQCGEKEVQSSLEFYEIIWEKVRLTEEVVVLRESSAARLNLKVFVDETSPDKVNRWPVPETFKASVLIKKRKRLL, encoded by the exons ATGAAACTGGATATTGATACCAAACGAGCTGCATTGAGAGCTTCTCCTTCCGTTGTCAGTGTTGTGTCGTATAAAG GTGGGAAGATGATGTTTCCGGGTTCTGGGACTATCATAGATTGTGAGGAAGTCAATGGAACATATACCAGTACCATTTTGACTTCTACTACGCTCCTTGGGTCATCTCCCGAATCAAATACTTTACAAGATGACATAAAG GTTAATGTGTTTCTAGCGGATGGTAAATCATTTACTGGTTGTGTGTCCGCTTATGATTTTCATTTCAACATTGCGACCATCTGTATTACATCTGATGTAGCATTGCCTACCGCCTGTCTTAGACCTTTGGATGTTTCCATCCCCATATATCCAAGTGACTGTAATTCAAACTCATTTAGACTTGGTAGTGGAGACATGGTGGTTGCCATTGGCCGCTTTTGTGGTAAAACACATGAGCTCATGGCTGCTCCAGGAAAATTCAG GCCTAAATCTTGCAAGTTGGATTGTGTAGAGCTTTTGAAGTCGACTTGCATTATTTCGAAA GTTATAAATGGGTCCCCTGCTGAACAAGCTGGAATACTCCATGGTGATATTATTGTTCAATGTGGGGAAAAGGAGGTTCAAAGTTCTTTGGAG TTCTATGAAATCATATGGGAAAAGGTTCGGTTAACTGAGGAGGTGGTTGTGTTAAGAGAATCAAGTGCTGCCCGTTTGAATCTTAAAGTGTTTGTTGATGAGACCAGCCCAGATAAAGTGAACAG ATGGCCGGTCCCTGAAACATTCAAGGCTTCGGTgttaatcaaaaaaagaaaaaggcttcTGTGA
- the LOC131333471 gene encoding putative protease Do-like 14 isoform X1, producing the protein MKLDIDTKRAALRASPSVVSVVSYKGGKMMFPGSGTIIDCEEVNGTYTSTILTSTTLLGSSPESNTLQDDIKVNVFLADGKSFTGCVSAYDFHFNIATICITSDVALPTACLRPLDVSIPIYPSDCNSNSFRLGSGDMVVAIGRFCGKTHELMAAPGKFRPKSCKLDCVELLKSTCIISKSGFGGPLINCHGEVIGVNFYDKICTPFLPVNIVSKCLRRFRENRKPCRPWLGMELTNLYTATVGKLDKVFSKFNISGGLLVKKVINGSPAEQAGILHGDIIVQCGEKEVQSSLEFYEIIWEKVRLTEEVVVLRESSAARLNLKVFVDETSPDKVNRWPVPETFKASVLIKKRKRLL; encoded by the exons ATGAAACTGGATATTGATACCAAACGAGCTGCATTGAGAGCTTCTCCTTCCGTTGTCAGTGTTGTGTCGTATAAAG GTGGGAAGATGATGTTTCCGGGTTCTGGGACTATCATAGATTGTGAGGAAGTCAATGGAACATATACCAGTACCATTTTGACTTCTACTACGCTCCTTGGGTCATCTCCCGAATCAAATACTTTACAAGATGACATAAAG GTTAATGTGTTTCTAGCGGATGGTAAATCATTTACTGGTTGTGTGTCCGCTTATGATTTTCATTTCAACATTGCGACCATCTGTATTACATCTGATGTAGCATTGCCTACCGCCTGTCTTAGACCTTTGGATGTTTCCATCCCCATATATCCAAGTGACTGTAATTCAAACTCATTTAGACTTGGTAGTGGAGACATGGTGGTTGCCATTGGCCGCTTTTGTGGTAAAACACATGAGCTCATGGCTGCTCCAGGAAAATTCAG GCCTAAATCTTGCAAGTTGGATTGTGTAGAGCTTTTGAAGTCGACTTGCATTATTTCGAAA AGTGGTTTCGGAGGGCCCCTTATAAATTGTCATGGAGAAGTAATTGGAGTCAATTTTTATGACAAGATCTGTACCCCTTTTCTTCCAGTCAACATAGTTTCCAAATGCTTGAGGCGATTTAGAGAAAATCG GAAACCCTGTCGACCTTGGCTTGGCATGGAATTGACTAATCTCTATACAGCAACTGTAGGCAAATTGGACAAAGTTTTCTCAAAGTTCAATATCTCCGGAGGCTTACTTGTGAAAAAG GTTATAAATGGGTCCCCTGCTGAACAAGCTGGAATACTCCATGGTGATATTATTGTTCAATGTGGGGAAAAGGAGGTTCAAAGTTCTTTGGAG TTCTATGAAATCATATGGGAAAAGGTTCGGTTAACTGAGGAGGTGGTTGTGTTAAGAGAATCAAGTGCTGCCCGTTTGAATCTTAAAGTGTTTGTTGATGAGACCAGCCCAGATAAAGTGAACAG ATGGCCGGTCCCTGAAACATTCAAGGCTTCGGTgttaatcaaaaaaagaaaaaggcttcTGTGA